One window of Fusobacterium polymorphum genomic DNA carries:
- a CDS encoding DUF4299 family protein: protein MSVSFYIKNKKKFFGYEKVMKVKEIIDLFKEYKLSFYNIDFHTNDSNGEKFYNTSIENWQENHSCILFGVEGKSVRGFEFSYNTIKNSYVIREFTPASENDWLIALKFMQVLSEKLNSKIISEQGNIFTFETINTFDYKSDIKSGIKVISDILNKENEKGFNVDNIYGIKRVVSFNKEIIEKIVNSSDEIKEFSKFCEDIQYIDAYSAKQSFVEDTITKEKWGYYVLTENLRTVLPYKPNVEFFSMDYIKNEEIAFWKIFFCAYKVDENGEEGIDKIGESIYDDFIKKLPTDKYKFIDASYIVVEPLNRDDIEKMLK from the coding sequence ATGAGTGTAAGCTTTTATATAAAAAATAAGAAAAAATTTTTTGGATATGAAAAAGTTATGAAAGTTAAAGAGATAATAGATTTATTTAAAGAATATAAACTATCTTTTTATAATATTGATTTTCATACCAATGATTCTAATGGAGAAAAATTTTATAATACTTCAATAGAAAATTGGCAAGAAAATCATAGTTGTATTCTATTTGGAGTTGAAGGAAAAAGTGTAAGAGGTTTTGAATTTTCATATAATACTATAAAAAATTCTTATGTAATAAGAGAATTTACTCCTGCTTCTGAAAATGATTGGCTTATAGCACTAAAATTTATGCAAGTATTATCAGAAAAATTAAATTCTAAAATTATATCTGAACAAGGGAATATATTTACTTTTGAAACTATAAATACTTTTGATTATAAAAGTGATATAAAATCAGGGATTAAAGTAATTTCAGATATATTAAATAAAGAAAATGAAAAAGGTTTTAATGTAGATAATATATATGGAATAAAAAGAGTTGTTTCTTTTAATAAAGAAATAATTGAAAAAATAGTAAATTCTTCTGATGAAATAAAAGAATTTTCAAAATTTTGTGAAGATATACAATATATTGATGCTTATTCTGCAAAACAATCTTTTGTTGAGGATACAATAACAAAAGAAAAATGGGGCTATTATGTATTAACAGAAAATCTTAGAACAGTTCTTCCATATAAACCAAATGTAGAATTTTTTTCAATGGATTATATAAAAAATGAAGAAATAGCTTTTTGGAAAATATTTTTCTGTGCTTATAAGGTTGATGAAAATGGAGAAGAGGGTATTGATAAAATAGGAGAATCTATATATGATGATTTTATAAAGAAATTACCTACTGATAAATATAAGTTCATAGATGCTTCATATATAGTAGTTGAACCTTTAAATAGAGATGATATAGAGAAAATGTTAAAATAA
- a CDS encoding low specificity L-threonine aldolase, whose protein sequence is MLNFKNDYSEGACPEVLEALIKTNYEQTVGYGEDKYCEEAKKLIKENINSPNADIYFLVGGTQANTTVISHTLKPYEAVIACKTGHISIHETGAIEATGHKIIEVDGIDGKLTPDLILNELRKHEDHHMVKPKMVYISNTTEIGTVYTKNELEAISKVCKENNLYLYLDGARLASALASEKCDINLEDYPKYCDVFYIGGTKCGLLFGEAVVIINDEIKKEFNFSVKQKGGLFAKGRLLGIQFATLFKDDLYYRIGVHSNKMALKIKNAFVEKGIKLATDSYTNQVFVDLSQEQIKKIEKDVIFSVEFFGIGESQSSRFVTSWATKEEDVDKFVELIKAL, encoded by the coding sequence ATGTTAAATTTTAAAAATGATTATAGTGAAGGAGCTTGTCCTGAAGTTTTAGAAGCACTTATTAAGACAAATTATGAACAAACAGTAGGTTATGGTGAAGATAAATATTGTGAGGAAGCTAAAAAATTAATTAAAGAAAATATTAATTCTCCTAATGCAGATATTTATTTTTTAGTTGGAGGAACACAGGCAAATACAACTGTTATTTCTCACACTCTAAAACCTTATGAAGCTGTTATCGCTTGTAAAACAGGACATATCTCTATACATGAAACAGGAGCCATTGAAGCTACTGGTCATAAAATAATTGAAGTAGATGGTATTGATGGGAAATTAACTCCTGACTTAATTTTAAATGAATTAAGAAAACATGAAGATCATCACATGGTAAAACCTAAAATGGTTTATATTTCAAATACTACTGAAATAGGAACTGTTTACACTAAAAATGAGCTAGAAGCAATTAGTAAAGTTTGTAAAGAAAATAATTTATATCTATATTTAGATGGTGCAAGACTTGCCTCAGCACTTGCCTCTGAAAAATGTGATATCAATTTGGAAGACTACCCAAAATATTGTGATGTTTTCTATATTGGTGGAACAAAATGTGGTTTATTGTTTGGAGAAGCAGTTGTAATTATAAATGATGAAATAAAAAAAGAATTCAATTTTTCTGTTAAACAAAAAGGTGGATTATTTGCAAAAGGAAGATTATTAGGAATACAATTTGCCACTTTATTTAAAGATGATTTATATTATAGAATAGGTGTTCATTCAAATAAAATGGCTTTAAAAATAAAAAATGCATTTGTAGAAAAAGGAATAAAATTAGCTACTGATTCTTATACTAACCAAGTTTTTGTGGATTTAAGTCAAGAACAAATAAAAAAAATAGAAAAAGATGTTATCTTTTCAGTTGAATTTTTTGGAATAGGAGAAAGTCAATCATCAAGATTTGTAACTTCTTGGGCAACAAAAGAAGAAGATGTTGATAAATTTGTAGAGTTAATTAAAGCTCTATAA